A part of Lacinutrix sp. 5H-3-7-4 genomic DNA contains:
- a CDS encoding LysE family translocator has translation MIEDIQAAIPLGFFLAFMIGPVFFVLLETSVLKGFRAAVAFDLGVIVADALFIAVAYFSSFQLLENLSNHPGLYVFGGTILTIYGFIIYFKKSKKGLETTAEIASPKTNYLALFAKGFFLNFINIGVLVFWLGIIIVVGPNLDGDTNRFFIFFGAMIGAYFVTDVIKILLAKQLKSKLTPTRIIKIKRLLGLILVVCGTVLIVKGFLPKDQLNPQQIIDKIEHQTN, from the coding sequence ATGATAGAAGACATTCAGGCAGCGATACCACTAGGCTTTTTTTTAGCTTTCATGATTGGTCCTGTTTTTTTTGTATTATTAGAAACCAGTGTTTTAAAAGGTTTTCGTGCAGCAGTAGCTTTCGATTTAGGTGTAATAGTAGCAGATGCTTTATTTATTGCTGTTGCCTATTTTTCTAGTTTTCAATTATTAGAAAACTTAAGCAACCATCCTGGATTATATGTTTTTGGTGGTACAATATTAACCATATACGGTTTTATAATCTACTTTAAAAAATCTAAAAAAGGATTAGAAACCACTGCCGAAATTGCCTCTCCTAAAACAAATTACTTAGCACTTTTTGCAAAAGGCTTTTTTCTAAACTTTATAAATATTGGTGTTTTAGTTTTCTGGTTAGGAATAATAATAGTTGTTGGACCAAATTTAGATGGAGATACCAATAGGTTTTTTATATTTTTTGGTGCCATGATTGGTGCTTACTTTGTAACCGATGTTATAAAAATACTACTTGCCAAGCAACTTAAAAGTAAGCTAACACCAACTAGAATTATAAAAATAAAGCGATTATTAGGTTTAATATTAGTAGTTTGTGGTACTGTATTAATAGTAAAAGGCTTTTTACCAAAAGATCAATTAAATCCGCAGCAAATAATTGATAAAATAGAACACCAAACCAATTAA
- a CDS encoding glutamine--tRNA ligase/YqeY domain fusion protein produces the protein MSTETKSLNFLEHIIEEDLANGLEKNKLRFRFPPEPNGYLHIGHTKAIGISFGLGERYNAPVNLRFDDTNPAKEEQEYVDAIKEDVSWLGYKWAEECYSSDYFQELYDWAILLIKGGKAYVDSQSSEAMAEQKGTPTQPGVDGPFRNRTVDENLELFAKMKAGDCKEGEHILRAKIDMQHPNMLMRDPIMYRVLKKDHHRTGSNWCIYPMYDWTHGESDYIEQISHSLCSLEFKPHRELYNWFKEQVYNFAKDKYPMQPKQREFARLNLSYTIMSKRKLLKLVEEGIVNGWDDPRMPTISGLRRRGYTPQSIRKFVETVGVAKRENVIDVSLLEFCIREDLNKKADRVMAVLDPVKVVITNYPEDKEEWLEAENNQEDKTAGFRKVPFSRELYIEKEDFKEEAGNKFFRLKLGGEVRLKNAYIIKAENVEKDANGNVIQINCTYSTDTEKKVKGTLHWVSIKHALKAEVREYDRLFTNEAPDSHAEKDFMEFINPNSLKVIEAFVEPSLANAKVGEQFQFQRLGYFNVDNDSTATNLVFNKTVGLRDSWAKAKPKASNNNQQKQPQQNNRPTIEQIKSYGKKYDRMPEDKQAKAKAEIQELAKSITYEDLEPLFGTSVKKSGTRIITMISLGVLLKNGLEKNEAINAFITKALDDKNQLLVTEAKAL, from the coding sequence ATGTCTACAGAAACAAAATCGCTCAATTTTTTAGAGCATATTATAGAAGAAGATTTAGCAAACGGATTAGAAAAAAATAAGTTACGCTTTCGTTTTCCGCCAGAACCTAATGGCTATTTACACATTGGGCACACTAAAGCCATTGGTATTAGTTTTGGTTTAGGAGAAAGATATAACGCACCTGTTAACTTACGTTTTGACGATACAAATCCTGCTAAAGAAGAGCAGGAATATGTAGACGCTATTAAAGAAGATGTATCTTGGTTAGGCTATAAATGGGCAGAAGAGTGTTACTCATCAGACTATTTTCAAGAACTTTACGATTGGGCAATTTTACTAATAAAAGGCGGTAAAGCTTACGTAGATTCTCAATCTAGTGAAGCCATGGCAGAACAAAAAGGAACACCAACACAACCAGGAGTAGATGGTCCTTTTAGAAATAGAACTGTAGACGAAAATCTTGAACTTTTTGCAAAAATGAAAGCTGGAGATTGCAAAGAAGGAGAGCATATTTTACGTGCAAAAATAGACATGCAGCATCCTAATATGCTTATGCGAGATCCTATTATGTATCGTGTTTTAAAAAAAGATCATCACCGTACCGGTAGTAATTGGTGTATATACCCAATGTACGACTGGACACACGGTGAAAGTGATTACATAGAGCAAATATCACATTCATTATGCTCACTAGAATTTAAACCACATAGAGAGCTTTATAATTGGTTTAAGGAGCAAGTATATAACTTTGCTAAAGACAAGTACCCAATGCAGCCTAAACAGCGAGAATTCGCACGTTTAAACTTAAGCTACACAATTATGAGTAAACGTAAGTTACTTAAATTAGTAGAAGAAGGTATTGTAAACGGTTGGGATGACCCAAGAATGCCAACTATTTCTGGTTTGCGTCGTCGCGGTTATACACCACAATCTATTAGAAAATTTGTAGAAACTGTTGGTGTTGCAAAGCGTGAAAATGTTATAGATGTATCACTTTTAGAATTTTGTATTCGTGAAGATTTAAATAAAAAAGCCGATAGAGTAATGGCTGTTTTAGATCCTGTAAAAGTTGTAATTACAAACTATCCTGAAGATAAAGAAGAATGGCTTGAAGCCGAAAATAACCAAGAAGATAAAACTGCAGGATTTAGAAAAGTACCATTTTCTCGTGAATTATACATTGAAAAAGAAGATTTTAAAGAAGAAGCTGGAAACAAGTTTTTTAGGTTAAAATTAGGAGGAGAAGTAAGACTTAAAAATGCATACATTATTAAGGCAGAAAATGTAGAAAAGGATGCAAATGGTAATGTTATACAAATAAATTGTACGTATTCTACAGATACCGAAAAGAAAGTAAAAGGAACATTACATTGGGTATCTATAAAACATGCTTTAAAAGCAGAAGTTAGAGAATATGATAGATTATTTACAAACGAAGCGCCAGATAGCCATGCAGAAAAAGATTTTATGGAGTTTATAAACCCAAATTCTTTAAAAGTTATAGAAGCATTTGTAGAACCAAGTTTAGCTAATGCTAAAGTTGGTGAACAATTCCAGTTTCAACGTTTAGGTTATTTTAATGTAGATAACGATTCTACTGCAACTAATTTAGTTTTTAATAAAACGGTTGGATTACGCGACTCTTGGGCAAAAGCAAAACCCAAAGCAAGTAATAACAACCAACAAAAACAACCACAACAAAATAACCGTCCAACTATAGAGCAAATAAAATCTTATGGTAAAAAGTACGATCGTATGCCAGAAGATAAGCAAGCAAAAGCGAAAGCAGAGATTCAAGAATTAGCAAAAAGCATCACTTACGAAGATCTAGAACCATTATTTGGCACATCGGTTAAAAAAAGTGGAACGCGAATAATTACCATGATTAGTTTAGGTGTTTTATTAAAAAATGGATTAGAAAAAAACGAAGCTATAAATGCATTTATCACTAAAGCTTTAGACGATAAAAATCAATTATTAGTAACAGAGGCAAAAGCTTTGTAA
- the folB gene encoding dihydroneopterin aldolase, giving the protein MGIIKVENIRVYAHHGCLKEETAIGSDYRVDLKVKADLQKSASSDALKDTVDYVLLNKIVVEEMATPSALLEHAAKRILDRIFAEDKLVTVVTVAVSKINPPIGGDVEMVTIEITEKRKTGSK; this is encoded by the coding sequence ATGGGAATAATTAAAGTTGAAAACATACGCGTTTATGCACATCATGGTTGTTTAAAAGAAGAAACAGCAATAGGTAGTGATTATCGTGTAGATTTAAAGGTAAAAGCCGATTTACAAAAAAGTGCAAGTTCTGATGCTTTAAAAGATACTGTAGATTATGTACTTTTAAATAAAATTGTAGTTGAAGAAATGGCTACGCCAAGTGCACTTTTAGAACATGCTGCTAAGCGTATTTTAGATAGAATTTTTGCTGAAGATAAGCTAGTTACAGTTGTAACTGTTGCAGTAAGCAAAATAAATCCTCCAATTGGTGGTGATGTTGAGATGGTTACCATAGAAATAACCGAAAAAAGAAAAACAGGAAGTAAATAG
- the rpiB gene encoding ribose 5-phosphate isomerase B, with protein MTISIGNDHAGTDYKFEIIKHLENKGYTVINHGTDTLESVDYPDFVHPVAKDVEYNKATFGILICGSANGVAMTANKHTHIRAGVCWTKEITELTRQHNNANVICIPARYTAVQQAIAMVDTFLETKFEGGRHQNRVDKIPC; from the coding sequence ATGACTATCTCAATTGGAAATGACCACGCTGGAACAGATTATAAATTTGAAATTATTAAACACTTAGAAAATAAAGGTTATACAGTTATAAACCATGGTACCGATACTTTAGAAAGTGTTGATTATCCAGATTTTGTACATCCTGTTGCTAAAGATGTAGAATATAATAAAGCCACATTTGGTATTTTAATATGTGGTAGTGCAAATGGTGTTGCAATGACTGCTAATAAGCATACTCATATTAGAGCAGGAGTTTGCTGGACTAAAGAAATTACAGAGTTAACAAGACAACACAATAATGCTAACGTTATTTGTATTCCAGCACGTTACACTGCAGTACAACAAGCTATAGCGATGGTAGATACCTTTTTAGAAACTAAATTTGAAGGCGGAAGACACCAAAACCGTGTTGATAAAATACCTTGTTAA
- a CDS encoding head GIN domain-containing protein, with protein MKKLATVFLFFISISLFSQNPIEQKVDDFTTVKVFDLIHISLVKANENKVIISGEDAQDVEVISKNGTLKVKMKFERIFDGTKTFVAVHYKNLDVIDGNEGAKIIGNELIVQDNIELRAQEGAILKIGLDVKKLEVRAVSGGIIETKGKAKNQDITLNTGGIYNGRTFLTKNTNVKVRAAGEAEVNASELVDARITAGGDIDIYGNPNTVNKKQTFGGRIKVHNN; from the coding sequence ATGAAAAAATTAGCAACAGTATTCTTATTTTTTATATCAATTTCTTTATTTTCTCAAAACCCAATAGAACAAAAAGTTGACGATTTTACAACCGTTAAAGTCTTCGATTTAATACATATTAGCTTAGTAAAAGCAAACGAAAATAAAGTTATTATTTCTGGTGAAGATGCTCAAGATGTAGAAGTTATAAGTAAAAACGGAACATTAAAAGTGAAAATGAAATTTGAACGTATTTTTGATGGTACTAAAACATTTGTAGCAGTACACTATAAAAATTTAGATGTAATTGATGGTAATGAAGGAGCAAAAATTATAGGAAACGAACTTATTGTTCAAGACAATATAGAATTAAGAGCTCAAGAAGGTGCTATTTTAAAAATAGGTTTAGATGTAAAAAAACTAGAAGTTAGAGCCGTATCTGGAGGCATTATAGAAACTAAAGGAAAAGCAAAAAATCAAGATATTACCTTAAATACAGGTGGTATTTATAACGGCAGAACATTTTTAACTAAAAACACCAATGTAAAAGTAAGAGCTGCTGGAGAAGCAGAAGTTAATGCAAGTGAACTTGTAGACGCTAGAATTACTGCTGGTGGTGATATAGATATTTATGGTAACCCAAATACTGTAAATAAAAAACAAACTTTTGGTGGTAGAATTAAAGTACATAACAACTAA
- a CDS encoding zinc ribbon domain-containing protein, translating to MSYCCPKCNNTTYETGQMRATGGTLSKIFDVQNKKFTSVTCKNCTYTEFYKTKTSAISNVFDFFTS from the coding sequence ATGAGTTATTGCTGCCCAAAATGTAATAATACTACATACGAAACAGGACAAATGCGTGCTACTGGTGGAACATTATCTAAAATTTTTGATGTACAAAACAAAAAATTTACATCTGTAACTTGCAAAAATTGTACTTATACAGAGTTTTATAAAACTAAAACTAGTGCGATAAGTAATGTTTTTGATTTTTTTACAAGCTAA
- the rnr gene encoding ribonuclease R: MTKNKKKRKPSHNKISNLTNTILSILKKDRNKTFNYKQIAAKLGVNDASSRNQIIKKLAQLKAKEEIKEIDRGKFQIINNTEYHTGIFDASSRGSGYVICDDFDEDIYIASNNVNKALNGDEVELYVYKRRKRGKLEGEITNIIERAKTDYVGIIQIHPKNNYAFVVVDGNKMNKDIFVPINKTLKAQDGDKVLVTLEDWPEKADSPNGKVLKVLGKAGEHNTEIHAILADYGLPYEFPKEVEDYANNIDLKIQPEEIKKRRDMRKDLTFTIDPKDAKDFDDALSFTVLENGNYEIGIHIADVSHYLQEGTVLDDEAYERATSVYLVDRVVPMLPEILSNGACSLRPHEEKYTFSAVFELDNKAQIKNEWFGRTVTYSDARFAYEEAQAIIENKNNTIPANVSLTGKEYKTDQAIADAVLKMDELAKIMRSKRMRSGAISFDKVEVKFNLDEDANPVGVFFKTSKDANKLIEEFMLLANRKVSEFVGKQKPEKTFVYRVHDEPDESKLAALQGVVAKFGHKLNFNKGNVSQSLNKLLVDVQGKKEQNLVDTLAIRTMSKAEYTTHNIGHYGLAFDYYSHFTSPIRRYPDVMAHRLLQRYLDGEKSANEEVYEEKCKHSSTMEYLATKAERDSIKYMQIRFMQDHQDEEFRGVISGVTDWGIYVEIISNKCEGMVRTRDIKGDYYEFDQDQFTLIGRETKIMYQLGDEVIVKVKQADLVKRHLDFELIGKAKTEA, from the coding sequence ATGACAAAAAATAAAAAGAAAAGGAAACCAAGTCATAACAAGATTTCCAACCTAACAAATACAATTCTAAGTATTTTAAAAAAAGATAGAAATAAAACCTTTAATTATAAACAAATTGCTGCTAAACTAGGCGTTAACGATGCTAGTAGCCGTAACCAGATAATAAAAAAATTAGCACAACTTAAAGCTAAAGAAGAAATAAAGGAGATAGATCGCGGTAAATTTCAAATTATAAACAATACAGAATATCATACAGGAATTTTTGATGCCTCTTCAAGAGGATCTGGATACGTTATTTGCGATGATTTTGATGAAGATATATACATAGCTTCAAATAATGTAAACAAAGCGCTAAACGGCGATGAAGTAGAATTATATGTTTACAAAAGAAGAAAACGCGGTAAACTTGAAGGTGAAATAACAAATATTATTGAGCGTGCGAAAACAGATTACGTTGGTATAATACAAATACACCCAAAAAATAACTATGCTTTTGTAGTGGTTGATGGTAATAAAATGAACAAAGACATTTTTGTACCTATTAACAAAACATTAAAAGCCCAAGATGGTGATAAAGTATTAGTAACACTAGAAGATTGGCCAGAAAAAGCCGATTCTCCTAACGGAAAAGTTTTAAAAGTTTTAGGTAAAGCTGGAGAACATAATACCGAAATTCACGCCATTTTAGCAGATTATGGTTTACCATACGAGTTTCCTAAAGAAGTTGAAGATTATGCAAATAATATAGACTTAAAAATACAACCTGAAGAAATTAAAAAGCGTCGAGATATGCGTAAAGATTTAACCTTTACCATAGACCCTAAAGATGCTAAAGATTTTGATGATGCTTTATCTTTTACAGTTTTAGAAAACGGAAATTACGAAATAGGAATACATATTGCAGACGTTTCACATTATTTACAAGAAGGAACCGTTTTAGACGATGAAGCTTACGAGCGTGCAACCTCTGTTTATTTAGTAGATAGAGTTGTACCAATGTTACCAGAAATTTTAAGTAATGGTGCATGTTCATTACGTCCGCATGAAGAAAAATATACATTCTCAGCTGTTTTTGAATTAGATAATAAAGCACAAATTAAAAACGAATGGTTTGGTAGAACAGTAACTTACTCTGATGCCCGTTTTGCTTACGAAGAAGCACAAGCCATTATAGAAAATAAAAACAATACCATTCCAGCCAATGTCTCTTTAACAGGAAAAGAATATAAAACAGATCAAGCCATTGCAGATGCTGTTTTAAAAATGGACGAACTTGCAAAAATTATGCGTAGTAAACGTATGCGTTCTGGAGCTATTTCTTTTGATAAAGTTGAAGTAAAATTTAATTTAGACGAAGATGCAAATCCAGTAGGTGTATTTTTTAAAACCAGTAAAGATGCTAATAAATTAATTGAAGAATTTATGTTATTAGCAAATAGAAAAGTTTCAGAATTTGTTGGAAAACAAAAACCAGAAAAAACATTTGTATATCGTGTACACGATGAACCAGACGAAAGTAAACTAGCAGCATTACAAGGTGTTGTCGCAAAATTTGGTCATAAATTAAACTTTAATAAAGGCAATGTATCGCAATCATTAAATAAATTATTGGTTGATGTACAAGGTAAAAAAGAGCAAAATTTAGTAGATACTTTAGCAATTAGAACCATGTCTAAAGCAGAGTATACAACACATAATATTGGACATTATGGTTTAGCTTTCGACTATTATAGCCATTTTACTTCGCCAATACGTCGTTATCCAGATGTCATGGCACACCGTTTATTACAAAGGTATTTAGATGGAGAAAAATCGGCAAATGAAGAAGTTTACGAAGAAAAATGTAAACATTCTAGTACTATGGAATATCTAGCAACAAAAGCCGAAAGAGATTCTATAAAATACATGCAAATTCGTTTCATGCAAGACCATCAAGATGAAGAATTTAGAGGTGTAATTTCTGGCGTAACAGATTGGGGAATTTATGTAGAAATTATTTCAAATAAATGTGAAGGCATGGTAAGAACCAGAGATATAAAAGGCGATTATTATGAGTTTGATCAAGACCAATTTACATTAATAGGTCGCGAAACAAAAATAATGTATCAACTTGGAGACGAGGTTATTGTAAAAGTAAAACAAGCCGATTTAGTAAAACGTCACCTAGATTTTGAATTAATAGGAAAAGCTAAAACTGAAGCTTAA
- a CDS encoding YbjQ family protein codes for MILTTTNSIEGFKIIDYKGIVAGSSFEYKTKFSFKVEKSKAITNDVLDEANEIAFQKLKENAKNLNANAVVGISIDLETVNGTSFFVNAIGTAVHVVPEK; via the coding sequence ATGATTTTAACAACAACAAACTCTATTGAAGGTTTCAAAATAATAGATTATAAAGGCATTGTAGCCGGCAGTAGTTTTGAGTATAAAACAAAATTCTCTTTTAAAGTAGAAAAAAGTAAAGCCATTACAAATGATGTTTTAGATGAAGCCAATGAAATCGCTTTTCAAAAATTAAAAGAAAATGCTAAAAATCTAAATGCCAATGCAGTAGTTGGCATATCAATAGATTTAGAAACAGTAAACGGTACTTCTTTTTTTGTAAATGCTATAGGAACCGCAGTACATGTAGTTCCAGAAAAATAA